A window of Hymenobacter aerilatus contains these coding sequences:
- a CDS encoding OmpA family protein, with amino-acid sequence MRFSFPASLLALVLALPLSSAAQATLASSNTKARGLWDKAQQQAKARDFNKALETLQVLNEKFPSLGEPYVMRGSLLKAMGENQNAYEAYRDGLSKLPVTAGQANNYFTLGELALSLGDYKTAADGYTKYLKVGPKGQRNTVRAQQQLLNCEFAQKAMANPTGKQPERLGEPLNTFYFQYFPVLTADNRFLVFTARASASDNSYEDILISRQGKDGSLSEPVSISPAINTPYNEGAATISGDGKTLVFTSCDRPGSVGSCDLYISRRTGNTWSKPQNMGRNVNSPYWDSQASLSADGRTLYFTSDRRGGLGKEDIYVTTQQDDGTWSPARNLGAPINTPGQDMAPFIHASGTTLYYVTDGLVGMGGLDVFRSAVQPDGKWGVPQNLGYPLNTFENEASLFISSDNRRGFCSRSRTSEPGVTKVRNRPVELYSFEVPQAVQAQETSTYTQGRVFDAITKKPLKADVQLYDLNTDQLTQYVTSDPEQGDYTVVLNEGRQYAMYAVADKYLMKSLSFDYTDKRNFDPLTLDIYLEPVRAGRTIVLNNLFFDTNKYELKPKSRTELNRLIQFMQQYQEVQVEVSGHTDDVGADADNMVLSQNRAKAVYDYLSQHGVKASRLRYKGYGETRPLVANDSEAHRQQNRRIEFRLL; translated from the coding sequence ATGCGCTTCTCCTTTCCTGCCTCGTTGTTGGCACTCGTGCTGGCGCTGCCGCTGTCAAGCGCCGCGCAGGCAACGCTGGCTAGTTCCAATACCAAAGCGCGCGGTCTGTGGGATAAGGCGCAGCAGCAAGCCAAAGCCCGTGACTTCAACAAGGCTCTGGAAACACTGCAAGTCCTCAATGAGAAGTTCCCTTCGCTGGGTGAGCCGTATGTAATGCGTGGCTCCTTGCTGAAGGCTATGGGCGAAAACCAGAACGCCTACGAGGCCTACCGCGACGGGCTCAGCAAGCTGCCGGTGACAGCGGGGCAGGCCAACAACTACTTCACACTGGGCGAGCTGGCCCTGAGCCTGGGTGATTACAAAACCGCAGCGGACGGGTATACCAAATACCTAAAGGTAGGACCGAAGGGACAGCGCAATACGGTGCGGGCACAGCAGCAACTGCTCAACTGCGAGTTTGCCCAAAAGGCCATGGCCAACCCCACTGGTAAGCAGCCCGAACGCCTTGGCGAGCCGCTGAATACCTTCTACTTCCAGTATTTTCCGGTGTTGACGGCCGACAACCGCTTTCTGGTCTTTACGGCTCGGGCCAGCGCCTCTGACAATAGCTACGAGGATATTCTGATTTCCCGGCAAGGCAAAGACGGGTCGTTGAGTGAACCAGTGTCGATATCGCCGGCCATCAACACGCCCTATAATGAGGGAGCCGCCACGATTTCCGGGGACGGTAAAACGCTGGTATTCACCTCCTGCGACCGGCCTGGCTCCGTGGGGTCCTGCGACTTGTACATCTCACGGCGCACGGGCAATACGTGGAGCAAGCCTCAGAATATGGGCCGCAACGTGAACTCGCCCTATTGGGATTCGCAGGCCTCGCTCTCGGCCGATGGGCGCACACTTTACTTCACTTCCGACCGGCGTGGCGGCTTAGGCAAGGAAGACATCTACGTGACCACTCAGCAGGACGACGGCACCTGGAGCCCCGCCCGCAACCTGGGCGCCCCCATAAATACGCCGGGGCAGGATATGGCGCCGTTTATTCACGCCTCGGGCACCACGCTCTATTACGTAACGGATGGCTTGGTAGGCATGGGCGGCCTCGACGTGTTTCGGAGTGCCGTGCAGCCCGATGGTAAATGGGGCGTGCCGCAAAACTTGGGCTACCCGCTCAATACCTTCGAAAACGAAGCGTCGTTGTTTATCTCTTCTGACAACCGCCGGGGATTTTGCTCCCGCTCGCGCACTTCTGAGCCGGGCGTAACCAAGGTGCGCAACCGTCCGGTAGAGCTATATAGCTTTGAGGTGCCCCAGGCCGTGCAAGCCCAGGAAACCAGCACCTACACACAGGGTAGGGTGTTTGATGCCATTACGAAGAAGCCCCTGAAGGCCGATGTGCAGCTCTACGACCTTAACACCGACCAGCTTACGCAGTATGTTACCTCCGACCCCGAGCAGGGCGACTATACCGTGGTGCTGAACGAGGGTAGGCAGTACGCCATGTATGCCGTGGCTGATAAATACCTAATGAAAAGCCTGAGCTTTGATTATACGGACAAGCGCAATTTTGACCCGCTCACGCTCGACATCTACCTGGAGCCTGTGCGGGCCGGGCGCACCATTGTGCTGAACAATCTATTTTTCGATACCAACAAGTACGAGCTGAAGCCTAAGTCGCGCACGGAACTGAACCGGCTGATTCAGTTTATGCAGCAGTATCAGGAGGTGCAGGTAGAGGTTTCGGGCCATACCGACGACGTAGGCGCCGATGCCGATAACATGGTGCTCTCGCAGAACCGCGCGAAGGCTGTGTATGATTACCTAAGCCAGCATGGCGTGAAGGCCTCTCGCCTGCGCTATAAGGGCTACGGCGAAACTCGCCCGCTGGTCGCTAACGATTCGGAAGCACACCGTCAGCAGAACAGGCGCATCGAGTTCCGATTACTGTAG